Proteins from a genomic interval of Gadus morhua chromosome 19, gadMor3.0, whole genome shotgun sequence:
- the ndufb2 gene encoding NADH dehydrogenase [ubiquinone] 1 beta subcomplex subunit 2, mitochondrial, translated as MSSLGSALRLLRAGASALRSGPQKTFSRRAGGGPHIVPQYRQYPQVTKNQKLQAEILSSTMWFWMLWHFWHSSDDVLGHFAWPDASQWTDEELGIPADDEE; from the exons ATGTCTTCTCTTGGCAGCGCTTTGCGGCTCCTCCGGGCGGGGGCTAGCGCTCTGAGAAGTGGCCCTCAGAAGACCTTCTCCCGGAG GGCCGGCGGGGGCCCCCACATAGTGCCGCAGTACCGGCAGTACCCCCAGGTCACTAAGAACCAGAAGCTCCAGGCTGAGATTCTGAGCAGTACGATGTGGTTCTGGATGCTCTGGCACTTCTGGCACAGCTCAGACGACGTTCTG GGTCACTTTGCGTGGCCGGACGCGTCCCAGTGGACTGACGAGGAGCTTGGCATCCCAGCAGACGATGAGGAATAG